A single genomic interval of Caballeronia sp. NK8 harbors:
- a CDS encoding non-ribosomal peptide synthetase gives MLSFPLTPAQLGIFFRQQVDLQDPRYNLAHLTEIVGPLDIDVLDSALRQTIAEADAVQVRLRGTDGLPHQVLERVDFRLPVLDVSGAADPLQAVEDHVQAKRSTAIDLNAWPLFNIALLRTAPGRYFLFLCFHHLVFDGYSFLLFIERLAQIYSALKSGSQPAAASWSSLTDLLADDEAYRGSSAFQKDQHFWGEYLADCAEPPILAGDVQNASPDVSTVKARIRIARETAASLRQTAQQNGTSWSQFITAAMAAYLARVSGQPDEVVLGMPVTARVGRTAKNVPAMMSNVLPLRVPVDPTSSMIDLVKRVSAQSLRVLRHQRYRIKDIRRDLERLDIGQRLFGPIVNIMPGFNNAIAFTDCEVASTRTFSVTPDDLTLHVHDEGEDAGLRLVFDASAALYTTEAVQTHLRRFTQFLEHAIAQPGAPLHTLPLLLPGERAQLDAWTDTNASLSESKCVHHLVERQVARTPDAIALVSENQSLTYAELDVRANRLAHQLIARGVGPEARVALCVKRSPEFVIALLAILKAGAAYVPLDPAYPGERLAYMLRDAAPVLLIADAAGREALGHTGDVPTLGPDAFDDTLPGHAPQVPGLGSRDLAYVIYTSGSTGTPKGVMVEHRNIVNLAEAQIELYGVRPESRIVQFVSPGFDVSVADVFMTLAAGAALYLPVRDDCLAATSLIEYMRRHAITHAQLPPALLQGQNSLALLPRLQVLVLGGESPGVPLMRAVQSEIKIFNAYGPTETTVCATAWRRPEGFDGKTVPIGRPLPNTRIYLLDAHGQLMPPGAVGEMFIGGGGVARGYLNRPDLSAERFLHDPFSDAPGARMYRTGDLARWLPDGNIEFLGRNDHQVKIRGYRIELGEIEARLAAHEGIREAVVLARETGGASKHLVAYYTPAAGHEAPQNQQLRAHLMQTLPEYMVPAAYVMLEALPLTPNGKLDRRALPAPDDEAFTRRDYEAPVGDSETLIAAIWAEVLGRERVGRHDNFFELGGHSLLAVTLIERMRQAGVQADVRVLFSQPSVAALAAAAHDVRHAVAVPPNGIPAGCEAISPEMLTLVKLNERQIEAVVARVEGGASNVQDIYPLAPLHEGMLFHHIAEADSDPYLQSMMLALPERVELARFVEALQTVIARHDILRTAMLWEDLPEPVQVVWREARVIVEEVTLSPQDGEIEAQLAQRFDSRHHRLDVRQAPMMRLYVTRDEANGRWLLQLLGHHMVMDYTALELMLQEIESILRGETERLPTPLPYRNFVAQARLGISRDEHEAYFREVLGDVDEPTLPYGLSDVQSGGSGIAEFRTMLAAGLNRQLREEARKLGVSVASLFHLAWAHVLGRVSGREDVVFGTVLLGRMQGGEGADRVLGMFINTLPIRIDLHDVSVGDAVRHTHAALSTLLHHEHASLALAQRCSGVAAPSPLFSALLNYRHGRASAAANDLSGVTVLRGDERTNYPLLLSVNDFSDDFELVVQADTRVDASRVAGYMNCTLDALAVALAQSPSLPVRGLEMLPLAERERLLVKRNETTMDVPETTLTAMFEAQVSKSPDAVAVVYEAQSLTYGELNARANQLAHHLIAEGVQPDDRVAICAERGLEMMIGVLGILKAGAGYVPLDPAYPVERLAYMLDDCAPVAVLAQASVRDVLGEPSAPVIELNARAFDAQPAHNPVVANLNSHRLAYVIYTSGSTGQPKGVMIEHRNVVRLFAATAHWFEFGAKDVWTLFHSFAFDFSVWEIWGALLYGGRLVVVPKLVSRSPQDFYRLLCDEGVTILNQTPSAFRQLIAAQGESHLTHRLRQIVFGGEALEPAILQPWYAREQNAATQLVNMYGITETTVHVTYRALSAEDAQRTGRSPIGGRIPDLRVYVLDAQGQPVPEGVTGEIHVGGAGVARGYLNRAELTAQRFVHDPFSSDAQARMYKSGDLGRWLADGTLEYLGRNDDQVKIRGFRIELGEIEAKLLGCKGVRDAVVVVRQDNSDDKQLVGYVVAHDGTAPSAADLREQLSMVLADYMVPSAFVKLDALPLTQNGKLDRRALPAPDQSSVVTKNYEAPQGEAEITIARIWQELLGVERVGRHDDFFALGGHSLKVITSLARLASVFDKKIAQLDFYRQPTVAGVAALLARDTHAADETSALVPLIARGTAPTRLTVVCAPYAGASATVFRPFADALCSRDPTLAVRAIALPGNELGSDPQDYVSVEKMAQACADELVATDTGEIAVYGHCVGSFLAFELVRQLERRGRKVALLTVAAAFPLPWILRRLPMPAPWSFTSDSKLQALIKRWGGTAEEMEPDVIAFMMGNFRRNAQLTFEYERRRADEKIAAPILCIVSRDDPLTRGHALRFRAWSALSDRAALAVIPEGQHYFIGTRPGQVVDIVCRHLDDGAPTRANEPHGTLTTG, from the coding sequence ATGCTCAGCTTTCCTCTTACTCCCGCACAGTTGGGCATCTTCTTTCGACAACAGGTCGACTTGCAGGATCCCCGATACAACCTGGCGCATCTGACCGAAATCGTCGGACCGCTCGATATCGACGTATTGGATTCGGCTTTGCGGCAGACCATCGCGGAGGCGGATGCAGTACAGGTCAGGCTGCGCGGCACGGACGGCTTGCCGCATCAGGTACTGGAGCGCGTCGACTTCAGGCTGCCAGTGCTCGACGTCAGCGGCGCTGCCGATCCGCTTCAGGCAGTCGAGGACCACGTACAGGCCAAACGTTCCACCGCGATCGATCTGAACGCGTGGCCGTTGTTCAACATCGCACTGCTGCGGACTGCGCCGGGCCGCTACTTTCTGTTTCTGTGCTTTCATCACCTCGTGTTCGACGGCTACTCGTTTCTTCTTTTCATCGAGCGGCTTGCGCAGATCTATTCGGCCTTGAAGAGCGGCTCACAGCCCGCTGCGGCCAGTTGGAGCTCTCTGACCGATCTGCTCGCCGATGACGAGGCTTACCGCGGATCGAGCGCTTTTCAGAAGGACCAGCATTTCTGGGGCGAATATCTGGCGGATTGCGCCGAGCCCCCGATCCTCGCCGGGGACGTGCAGAACGCATCGCCTGACGTTTCGACAGTCAAGGCCAGGATCAGGATTGCGCGGGAAACGGCCGCATCCTTGCGCCAGACGGCTCAGCAAAACGGCACCTCTTGGTCACAGTTCATCACCGCTGCGATGGCGGCCTATCTTGCGCGCGTCAGTGGCCAACCCGATGAAGTGGTGCTGGGGATGCCCGTCACTGCCCGCGTCGGACGTACGGCCAAGAACGTGCCGGCCATGATGTCCAATGTCCTGCCGCTGCGCGTGCCCGTCGATCCGACGTCGAGCATGATCGACCTCGTGAAGCGCGTTTCGGCTCAAAGCCTGCGCGTATTGCGTCATCAACGCTATCGGATCAAGGATATCCGGCGCGATCTGGAGCGCCTCGATATCGGTCAGCGATTGTTCGGGCCGATCGTGAATATCATGCCCGGCTTCAACAATGCAATCGCCTTCACGGATTGTGAGGTTGCTTCGACTCGCACCTTTTCGGTCACCCCCGATGACCTGACGCTGCACGTACACGATGAAGGAGAGGATGCAGGACTGAGGCTCGTGTTCGATGCAAGCGCCGCGCTCTATACCACCGAAGCAGTGCAAACGCATTTGCGGCGGTTCACGCAGTTTCTGGAGCATGCCATCGCGCAGCCCGGCGCTCCCTTGCATACGCTCCCGCTGCTGTTGCCCGGCGAGCGCGCGCAACTCGATGCATGGACTGACACAAACGCTTCGTTATCCGAATCGAAGTGCGTCCATCATCTGGTCGAGCGGCAAGTCGCGCGTACTCCCGATGCGATCGCGCTCGTCTCCGAAAATCAGTCTCTTACCTATGCGGAACTCGATGTGCGGGCCAATCGGCTTGCGCATCAGTTGATCGCGCGGGGCGTCGGACCCGAAGCACGCGTGGCGCTGTGCGTGAAGCGCAGCCCTGAGTTCGTGATCGCGCTGCTGGCGATTCTCAAGGCAGGCGCGGCCTATGTGCCGCTCGATCCGGCCTATCCGGGCGAGCGGCTGGCCTACATGCTCCGCGACGCGGCGCCCGTACTGCTTATCGCCGATGCCGCCGGACGCGAGGCGCTCGGTCATACCGGCGATGTGCCGACACTCGGCCCCGACGCCTTCGACGACACCCTGCCCGGTCACGCTCCGCAGGTTCCCGGCCTCGGTTCCCGCGATCTCGCGTACGTGATCTACACATCCGGGTCGACGGGCACGCCGAAGGGCGTCATGGTCGAGCATCGCAACATCGTCAATCTCGCTGAAGCGCAGATCGAGCTTTACGGTGTCCGTCCGGAGAGTCGCATCGTGCAGTTCGTTTCGCCCGGCTTCGATGTCAGCGTTGCCGATGTATTCATGACCCTGGCTGCGGGCGCTGCGCTCTATCTGCCGGTTCGTGACGACTGCCTCGCGGCCACTTCGTTGATCGAGTACATGCGACGGCACGCCATCACGCATGCGCAATTGCCACCCGCGCTGCTGCAGGGACAGAATTCGCTGGCCCTGCTGCCGAGGCTTCAGGTTCTCGTGCTGGGTGGCGAATCGCCGGGTGTCCCGCTGATGCGAGCGGTGCAATCCGAAATCAAAATCTTTAACGCCTATGGCCCGACGGAGACCACGGTGTGCGCAACAGCGTGGCGCAGGCCAGAGGGATTCGACGGCAAAACCGTGCCCATCGGCCGGCCGCTTCCCAACACGCGGATCTACCTGCTCGATGCACACGGCCAGTTGATGCCGCCCGGCGCGGTCGGCGAGATGTTCATCGGCGGTGGCGGTGTCGCGCGTGGTTATCTGAATCGACCGGATCTCAGCGCCGAACGCTTCCTCCATGATCCCTTCAGCGACGCGCCCGGCGCGCGCATGTATCGCACCGGCGACCTCGCCCGCTGGCTCCCCGACGGCAACATCGAGTTTCTGGGCCGCAACGACCATCAGGTCAAGATACGGGGCTATCGCATTGAACTCGGCGAGATCGAGGCGCGGCTGGCGGCGCATGAAGGCATCCGCGAGGCGGTCGTTCTGGCGCGCGAGACGGGTGGCGCAAGCAAGCATCTGGTGGCCTATTACACGCCTGCTGCCGGGCACGAAGCGCCGCAGAACCAGCAGTTGCGCGCGCATCTGATGCAGACGTTGCCGGAGTACATGGTGCCCGCAGCTTACGTGATGCTGGAGGCGCTGCCGCTCACGCCCAACGGCAAACTGGACCGGCGTGCGTTGCCCGCGCCGGACGACGAAGCGTTCACGCGCCGTGATTACGAAGCGCCGGTGGGCGACTCGGAAACGCTCATCGCCGCGATCTGGGCCGAAGTGCTGGGGCGCGAGCGCGTGGGCCGGCACGACAACTTTTTCGAACTGGGCGGCCATTCGCTGCTGGCGGTGACGCTGATCGAAAGAATGCGTCAGGCGGGCGTGCAGGCCGATGTGCGCGTGCTGTTCAGTCAGCCGAGCGTCGCCGCGCTCGCGGCGGCGGCACATGACGTGCGCCACGCGGTCGCGGTGCCGCCGAACGGCATTCCCGCCGGCTGCGAAGCGATCTCGCCGGAAATGCTCACCCTCGTGAAGCTCAACGAGCGGCAGATCGAGGCGGTCGTGGCGCGCGTCGAAGGCGGCGCTAGTAATGTTCAGGATATCTATCCTCTTGCGCCGCTGCACGAGGGGATGCTGTTCCACCATATCGCGGAAGCCGACAGCGATCCATATCTGCAAAGCATGATGCTGGCCCTGCCCGAGCGCGTGGAACTCGCGCGCTTCGTGGAAGCGCTGCAAACGGTGATCGCGCGGCACGACATCCTGCGCACCGCGATGCTGTGGGAAGATCTGCCCGAACCGGTTCAGGTGGTGTGGCGCGAAGCGCGGGTGATCGTCGAAGAAGTCACGCTGTCGCCGCAGGATGGCGAGATCGAAGCGCAATTGGCGCAGCGCTTCGATTCGCGGCATCATCGGCTGGACGTGCGGCAGGCGCCCATGATGCGCCTTTATGTGACTCGCGATGAGGCCAACGGCCGCTGGCTGCTGCAACTCCTGGGCCATCACATGGTGATGGACTACACGGCGCTCGAACTGATGCTGCAGGAGATCGAGTCGATCCTGCGTGGCGAGACGGAGCGCCTCCCCACTCCGCTTCCGTACCGCAACTTCGTCGCGCAGGCGCGACTGGGCATCAGCCGCGACGAACACGAGGCTTACTTCCGCGAAGTGCTCGGCGACGTGGACGAACCGACGCTGCCGTATGGCCTGAGCGACGTTCAATCCGGCGGCTCGGGCATCGCGGAGTTCAGGACGATGCTCGCGGCGGGACTGAACCGGCAGTTGCGCGAGGAAGCGCGCAAGCTGGGCGTGAGTGTCGCGAGCCTGTTTCATCTTGCGTGGGCGCATGTGCTGGGGCGGGTATCGGGCCGTGAGGACGTGGTGTTCGGCACGGTGCTGCTCGGCCGCATGCAGGGTGGCGAAGGCGCGGACCGCGTGCTCGGCATGTTCATCAACACGCTGCCGATTCGAATCGACCTGCACGATGTCAGCGTCGGCGATGCCGTGCGGCACACGCACGCGGCATTGTCCACGCTGCTGCACCATGAACACGCTTCGCTGGCGCTGGCGCAGCGTTGCAGCGGCGTGGCCGCGCCGTCGCCGCTCTTCAGCGCGCTGCTCAATTACCGGCATGGCCGCGCGTCCGCCGCAGCGAACGACTTGAGCGGCGTGACAGTGCTGCGCGGCGATGAGCGCACCAACTATCCGCTGTTGTTGTCGGTGAACGACTTCAGTGACGATTTCGAACTGGTCGTGCAGGCCGATACGCGTGTCGATGCATCACGCGTGGCCGGCTACATGAACTGCACGCTCGACGCGTTGGCCGTGGCGCTCGCGCAAAGCCCGTCGCTGCCCGTACGCGGTCTCGAGATGCTGCCGCTCGCCGAGCGCGAACGCTTGCTGGTGAAGCGCAACGAAACCACGATGGACGTGCCCGAAACCACGCTGACGGCGATGTTCGAAGCGCAGGTCTCGAAGTCGCCCGACGCCGTCGCCGTGGTGTACGAAGCACAGAGCCTGACTTACGGCGAGCTGAACGCCCGCGCCAATCAACTGGCGCATCACCTGATCGCCGAGGGCGTCCAGCCCGACGACCGCGTCGCGATCTGCGCGGAACGCGGCCTCGAGATGATGATCGGCGTGCTGGGGATTCTGAAGGCCGGCGCGGGCTATGTACCGCTTGACCCGGCGTACCCTGTCGAGCGGCTCGCCTACATGCTGGACGATTGCGCGCCGGTGGCGGTGCTCGCGCAGGCAAGCGTGCGCGACGTGCTGGGCGAACCTTCCGCGCCGGTCATCGAACTGAACGCCCGGGCCTTCGACGCACAACCGGCGCACAACCCGGTGGTGGCGAATCTGAACTCGCACCGCCTTGCCTATGTGATCTACACGTCCGGCTCGACGGGCCAGCCCAAGGGTGTGATGATCGAGCATCGCAACGTGGTGCGGCTGTTCGCCGCCACGGCCCACTGGTTCGAATTCGGCGCGAAGGATGTCTGGACGCTGTTCCACTCCTTCGCGTTCGATTTTTCGGTGTGGGAAATCTGGGGCGCGCTGCTGTATGGCGGCCGGCTGGTGGTGGTGCCGAAGCTGGTGAGCCGCTCGCCGCAGGACTTCTATCGCCTGCTGTGCGACGAAGGGGTGACGATCCTGAACCAGACGCCGAGCGCGTTCCGGCAACTGATCGCGGCTCAGGGTGAAAGCCATCTGACTCATCGTTTGCGCCAGATCGTCTTCGGTGGCGAAGCTCTGGAGCCAGCGATCCTGCAGCCGTGGTATGCACGCGAGCAGAACGCGGCTACGCAACTGGTGAACATGTATGGGATCACGGAAACCACGGTCCACGTGACCTATCGCGCGCTGAGCGCCGAGGATGCGCAGCGCACGGGCCGCAGTCCGATAGGCGGGCGGATTCCCGATCTGCGCGTCTATGTGCTGGACGCTCAGGGCCAACCGGTGCCCGAGGGCGTGACCGGCGAGATTCATGTCGGTGGTGCGGGCGTCGCGCGCGGCTACCTGAACCGTGCGGAACTGACCGCGCAGCGATTCGTGCACGATCCATTCAGCAGCGACGCGCAAGCGCGCATGTACAAGTCCGGCGATCTCGGTCGCTGGCTGGCCGATGGCACGCTCGAGTATCTGGGCCGTAACGATGACCAGGTGAAAATCCGGGGCTTCCGGATCGAGCTGGGCGAGATCGAAGCGAAGCTGCTTGGATGCAAAGGGGTGCGCGATGCTGTCGTAGTCGTTCGACAGGATAATTCGGATGACAAACAATTGGTCGGATATGTGGTGGCTCATGACGGAACGGCGCCATCGGCGGCAGATCTGCGTGAACAGCTCTCGATGGTACTGGCCGACTACATGGTGCCGAGCGCCTTCGTGAAACTGGATGCGTTGCCGCTGACGCAGAATGGCAAACTGGACCGGCGTGCGTTGCCGGCGCCGGATCAGTCATCCGTGGTGACGAAGAACTACGAAGCGCCGCAAGGAGAGGCGGAAATCACGATCGCACGGATCTGGCAGGAGCTTCTGGGTGTCGAACGAGTTGGCCGTCACGATGACTTCTTCGCGCTCGGGGGCCATTCGCTGAAAGTGATCACGTCGCTGGCGCGTCTTGCCAGTGTGTTCGATAAAAAGATCGCTCAGCTCGATTTCTATCGCCAGCCGACGGTCGCGGGCGTCGCCGCCCTGCTTGCTCGCGATACCCACGCGGCGGACGAGACCAGCGCACTGGTCCCGCTGATCGCGCGCGGTACCGCACCCACACGGCTGACGGTCGTGTGTGCACCGTATGCGGGTGCATCGGCCACCGTGTTCCGGCCTTTCGCCGACGCGCTCTGCTCGCGCGATCCGACGCTCGCCGTGCGCGCGATCGCGCTGCCGGGCAATGAGCTTGGCAGTGATCCGCAAGATTACGTATCGGTGGAGAAGATGGCGCAAGCCTGCGCCGACGAACTCGTCGCCACGGACACAGGCGAGATCGCAGTGTACGGCCATTGCGTCGGCAGTTTTCTGGCGTTCGAACTGGTTCGCCAGCTCGAACGGCGCGGGCGGAAAGTCGCGCTGCTCACGGTTGCGGCGGCGTTTCCGCTTCCCTGGATTCTGCGCAGGCTGCCGATGCCCGCGCCCTGGAGCTTCACCAGCGACAGCAAACTGCAGGCGCTGATAAAACGCTGGGGCGGCACGGCCGAAGAGATGGAGCCGGATGTCATCGCCTTCATGATGGGCAACTTCCGCAGAAACGCGCAACTGACGTTCGAATACGAGCGGCGCCGGGCAGACGAGAAGATCGCCGCGCCGATACTCTGCATCGTCAGCCGCGACGATCCCCTGACGCGCGGACATGCGCTGCGCTTTCGCGCGTGGTCCGCGTTGTCGGATCGGGCGGCGCTGGCCGTCATTCCGGAGGGGCAGCACTATTTCATCGGCACTCGTCCCGGGCAGGTGGTCGATATCGTCTGCAGACATCTGGATGACGGCGCGCCGACGCGCGCGAACGAACCGCACGGGACGTTGACGACCGGGTAA
- a CDS encoding cyclic peptide export ABC transporter has product MFALIPAEIRRQSLPRIAIGIVAGFAGAICSAEIARLISGVAGGHIPTRGLAIAFFGVCAAQLLFRTSSQILIMDFGQQVICSLRIELCRKILQTPYKKLEALGKPRLLAILTTDVGTFAQAAQMLPVTFGHLVLIAVCLGYMAWLSWQAFACFFLFLITAAVIYHCVERWPLREMQAVRDQLDVIFRHFRSLLEGTRELQLNTSRAAYFTDHVVHPTAHNFRRSFTRAMLIYSLVANAGGMLFYVAIGLILLVMPHWFPQSPGVLVTLTLLLLFLIQPVSEVMTTLPILRQASIALTRIRVLDAELTQATNDDAHVTKDDPFADTVEGAPLLRFAGVSHRYPGLTEDRPFTLGPIDLSVKQGEVIYLIGGNGSGKTTLAMLLLGLYEPEQGHVELNGIEVDKHNLTQYRQRFSAVFADFHLFDEILCHDQAQIAKQATHYLRTLELDHKVSLRGNRFSTTSLSSGQRKRMALIASYLEDRPIYLFDEWAADQDPVFRRVFYTELIPDLKRRGKTVIVISHDDAYFECADRLVQVAQGRLVDVSAEALKAGLYARRNGSTVAE; this is encoded by the coding sequence ATGTTCGCGTTGATTCCCGCCGAGATTCGACGTCAGTCCTTGCCGCGTATCGCGATTGGCATCGTCGCCGGATTCGCCGGTGCCATTTGCAGCGCGGAAATCGCACGGCTGATCAGCGGCGTCGCCGGAGGGCACATCCCGACGCGCGGACTGGCGATCGCCTTCTTCGGCGTCTGCGCAGCACAACTGCTCTTCAGGACGAGTTCGCAGATACTCATCATGGACTTCGGGCAGCAGGTGATATGCAGCTTGCGCATCGAGTTATGCCGGAAGATCCTGCAAACGCCCTACAAGAAGCTGGAAGCGCTCGGCAAGCCGCGCCTGCTCGCCATTCTCACGACGGACGTAGGCACCTTCGCACAGGCAGCGCAGATGCTTCCGGTGACGTTCGGGCATCTGGTCCTGATCGCGGTGTGCCTCGGATATATGGCGTGGCTCTCGTGGCAGGCATTCGCGTGCTTCTTTCTTTTTCTGATCACCGCGGCCGTCATTTATCACTGCGTGGAGCGCTGGCCGCTGCGCGAGATGCAGGCGGTTCGCGATCAGCTCGACGTCATCTTCCGGCATTTCCGCTCGCTGCTGGAAGGCACGCGTGAATTGCAGCTCAACACCTCGCGAGCCGCGTATTTCACGGATCACGTCGTGCATCCTACGGCGCATAACTTCCGGCGCTCCTTCACGCGAGCGATGCTCATCTACTCGCTCGTCGCCAATGCGGGCGGCATGTTGTTTTACGTGGCCATCGGCCTGATCCTGCTCGTCATGCCGCACTGGTTCCCGCAATCGCCTGGCGTGCTCGTGACGCTCACGCTTTTGCTGCTCTTTCTGATTCAGCCTGTCAGCGAAGTGATGACCACCCTGCCGATACTGCGTCAGGCGTCCATCGCATTGACGCGAATCCGCGTGCTCGATGCGGAACTGACACAAGCGACGAACGACGACGCCCACGTGACAAAAGACGATCCCTTTGCCGACACGGTCGAAGGCGCTCCGCTCCTTAGATTCGCCGGTGTGTCGCACCGCTATCCGGGACTGACCGAAGACCGTCCGTTCACGCTCGGGCCAATCGACCTGTCGGTCAAACAGGGCGAAGTGATCTATCTGATCGGCGGAAACGGCAGCGGCAAGACCACGCTCGCGATGCTTCTGCTCGGGCTTTACGAACCCGAGCAAGGACATGTCGAGCTGAACGGCATCGAGGTCGATAAACATAACCTGACGCAATATCGTCAGCGATTCTCCGCCGTGTTCGCTGACTTTCATCTGTTCGACGAGATCCTCTGTCACGATCAGGCGCAGATCGCGAAACAGGCGACGCATTATCTGCGCACACTCGAGCTCGATCACAAGGTAAGCCTCAGAGGCAACCGGTTCAGCACGACGAGTCTGTCGTCCGGACAACGCAAGCGCATGGCGCTCATTGCGTCGTATCTGGAAGATCGTCCGATCTATCTTTTCGATGAATGGGCGGCCGATCAGGACCCCGTGTTCCGGCGTGTGTTCTACACGGAGCTGATTCCCGATCTCAAGCGCCGGGGCAAGACGGTCATCGTGATCTCCCATGACGATGCCTATTTCGAGTGTGCCGACCGGCTGGTACAGGTCGCGCAGGGACGTCTTGTCGACGTATCCGCCGAAGCGCTGAAAGCAGGCCTGTACGCAAGACGCAATGGCTCGACGGTGGCCGAGTGA
- a CDS encoding alpha/beta fold hydrolase gives MLLHGRGECSGVWRTLTEAASADRRFISIDLRGHGDSSWDPERAYDARTLAGDVLEVLLALNIRKPVLIGHSLGGSVALHLTGMLEQFTSGLVLVDFGPDSDAAGSQRVVAEIRETPAQFNSITEYAQWLQERRPLANGRALHHLASHALRRTQTGAFEPKLDRAVADDSLLNEGSREAHLWDMLKSVRCPSLVVRGIGSAILKPQVAWRMAHQALPQGRLATISGAGHSVMTDNPDEFNQTIQTFLASLSPVAHGGLPCSR, from the coding sequence GTGCTGCTTCACGGTCGCGGCGAGTGCAGCGGCGTCTGGCGCACCTTGACGGAAGCCGCATCCGCCGATCGCCGTTTCATATCCATCGATCTTCGCGGCCATGGCGATTCGAGCTGGGATCCGGAGCGGGCCTACGATGCCAGAACCCTCGCGGGCGACGTGCTTGAAGTTCTGCTGGCATTGAACATACGAAAGCCGGTATTGATCGGTCACTCGCTCGGCGGCAGCGTTGCGTTGCATTTGACCGGGATGCTCGAACAGTTTACCTCCGGACTCGTCCTCGTCGACTTTGGACCGGATTCGGATGCCGCCGGTTCGCAAAGAGTCGTTGCCGAAATTCGCGAAACGCCCGCGCAATTCAATTCGATCACCGAATATGCGCAGTGGCTGCAGGAACGCCGTCCGCTCGCGAACGGTCGTGCATTGCATCATCTGGCGTCGCACGCGTTGCGCCGCACCCAAACGGGCGCTTTCGAGCCGAAGCTCGACCGCGCCGTCGCCGATGACTCGCTGTTGAATGAAGGTTCACGCGAAGCGCATCTGTGGGACATGCTCAAATCCGTGCGATGCCCGAGCCTTGTCGTGAGAGGCATCGGCTCCGCCATTCTCAAGCCTCAGGTGGCATGGCGCATGGCGCATCAGGCGTTGCCCCAGGGACGCCTCGCCACCATTTCAGGCGCCGGTCACTCCGTGATGACCGACAATCCAGACGAATTCAACCAGACGATTCAAACCTTCCTTGCTTCCCTGTCGCCCGTCGCGCATGGAGGCCTGCCATGTTCGCGTTGA
- a CDS encoding GAF domain-containing protein → MSGAQQVTALSDWTRCRRRDDACSNFPLDIHMKNSEPVFEEQYPEPEVAGTPDSLSSPEELATMVADALGAKRCVVSMTHDERIAAVCSGHYASFGEVHLSATTAIVEYSDARDKMFSVLELGGKAIGVVQVSGPRDKRQFSEHDLKLLRIFAAFIAKAVEADRLQKLVASPFARMTLKRASDQTIGDIVAQSVQNPGQLSKMLARSFYREMTRAGFDFNQIIGAATEIISELASNVRKHSDRKTRRGS, encoded by the coding sequence TTGTCGGGCGCGCAGCAGGTTACAGCCCTTTCTGACTGGACCCGATGTCGTCGCCGTGACGACGCATGTTCAAATTTTCCGCTGGATATCCACATGAAAAATTCAGAACCTGTATTCGAAGAACAATATCCGGAGCCTGAGGTCGCGGGCACACCGGATTCCCTCAGTTCACCAGAGGAACTCGCGACGATGGTCGCCGACGCGCTGGGCGCCAAGCGATGTGTCGTTTCGATGACGCACGATGAGCGGATCGCCGCAGTGTGCTCCGGTCATTATGCGTCGTTCGGCGAGGTGCATTTGAGCGCGACGACGGCGATCGTCGAATACTCGGACGCGCGCGACAAGATGTTTTCGGTGCTCGAGTTGGGCGGGAAAGCGATTGGCGTCGTGCAGGTTTCGGGTCCGCGAGACAAGCGGCAATTCAGCGAGCATGACCTGAAGCTGCTGCGCATTTTTGCTGCGTTCATTGCGAAAGCGGTCGAGGCTGACCGATTGCAGAAGCTCGTCGCTTCGCCCTTTGCGCGAATGACACTGAAGCGCGCTTCGGATCAGACGATCGGTGACATCGTCGCTCAGTCGGTCCAGAATCCGGGCCAGCTTTCGAAGATGCTCGCGCGATCCTTCTATCGCGAGATGACGCGCGCAGGTTTCGATTTCAATCAGATCATCGGCGCGGCCACTGAAATCATTTCCGAACTCGCCAGTAACGTGCGCAAGCATAGCGATCGAAAGACGCGGCGAGGAAGTTAG